A genomic stretch from Telopea speciosissima isolate NSW1024214 ecotype Mountain lineage chromosome 7, Tspe_v1, whole genome shotgun sequence includes:
- the LOC122669210 gene encoding derlin-1 isoform X2 has protein sequence MSSPAEFYNSLPPITKAYGTLCLLATTAYQIGLYNPVYFALDYRLVFLRFQVWRLFTNFFFLGNFSINFGIRLLMIIRYGVQLENGPFERRTADFLWMMVFGGLSLLVLTAIPLLRSYFLGVSLVFMLLYVWSREFPNAQINIYGLVTLKAFYLPWTMLALDVIFGSPLAPDLLGIIAGHLYYFLTVLHPLAGGKNILKTPLWVYPCSFAFNITQALPFPFFNL, from the exons ATTCTATAATTCACTTCCACCTATAACCAAAGCTTATGGGACCCTGTGTTTGTTGGCTACTACAGCGTATCAAATAGGACTATACAATCCTGTGTACTTTGCGCTAGATTACCGTCTAGTATTCTTGCGGTTTCAG GTGTGGAGGCTGTTTACTAACTTTTTCTTCCTTGGAAATTTCTCTATCAATTTTGGAATTCGCCTCTTAATGAT AATAAGGTATGGGGTCCAGCTTGAGAATGGACCTTTTGAAAGACGTACAGCAGATTTTTTGTGGATGATGGTTTTTGGAGGCTTGTCATTACTG GTGTTGACGGCCATTCCCCTGTTAAGGTCCTATTTTCTGGGGGTATCATTGGTGTTCATGCTTCTCTATGTCTGGAGTAGGGAGTTCCCAAATGCTCAAATCAATATATATGGACTTGTCACGCTCAAG GCATTTTATCTCCCTTGGACAATGCTTGCTTTGGATGTTATTTTTGGGTCTCCTCTCGCACCAGATCTATTGGGAATCATAGCAGGACATCTATATTACTTCTTGACAGTACTGCATCCACTTGCCGGTGGAAAGAACATATTGAAGACTCCCTTGTGGGTGTATCCTTGTTCATTTGCTTTCAATATAACCCAAGCTCTTcctttccccttcttt AACCTGTAA
- the LOC122669210 gene encoding derlin-1 isoform X1 codes for MSSPAEFYNSLPPITKAYGTLCLLATTAYQIGLYNPVYFALDYRLVFLRFQVWRLFTNFFFLGNFSINFGIRLLMIIRYGVQLENGPFERRTADFLWMMVFGGLSLLVLTAIPLLRSYFLGVSLVFMLLYVWSREFPNAQINIYGLVTLKAFYLPWTMLALDVIFGSPLAPDLLGIIAGHLYYFLTVLHPLAGGKNILKTPLWVHKLVARWGLGSQRNTNAQPDRTTGVAFRGRSHRLN; via the exons ATTCTATAATTCACTTCCACCTATAACCAAAGCTTATGGGACCCTGTGTTTGTTGGCTACTACAGCGTATCAAATAGGACTATACAATCCTGTGTACTTTGCGCTAGATTACCGTCTAGTATTCTTGCGGTTTCAG GTGTGGAGGCTGTTTACTAACTTTTTCTTCCTTGGAAATTTCTCTATCAATTTTGGAATTCGCCTCTTAATGAT AATAAGGTATGGGGTCCAGCTTGAGAATGGACCTTTTGAAAGACGTACAGCAGATTTTTTGTGGATGATGGTTTTTGGAGGCTTGTCATTACTG GTGTTGACGGCCATTCCCCTGTTAAGGTCCTATTTTCTGGGGGTATCATTGGTGTTCATGCTTCTCTATGTCTGGAGTAGGGAGTTCCCAAATGCTCAAATCAATATATATGGACTTGTCACGCTCAAG GCATTTTATCTCCCTTGGACAATGCTTGCTTTGGATGTTATTTTTGGGTCTCCTCTCGCACCAGATCTATTGGGAATCATAGCAGGACATCTATATTACTTCTTGACAGTACTGCATCCACTTGCCGGTGGAAAGAACATATTGAAGACTCCCTTGTGGGT GCATAAACTTGTTGCTCGCTGGGGGCTGGGATCTCAGAGGAATACGAATGCCCAGCCTGATAGGACAACTGGTGTGGCTTTCAGAGGGAGAAGTCATCGGCTGAATTGA